The Streptomyces sp. SS1-1 genome has a segment encoding these proteins:
- a CDS encoding DUF5302 domain-containing protein, with protein MTAEQPATEGSEPADAETSSLTPDEGGAYDLKRKFREALARKHGAQADAAEVAGHANGSKVRSAHGPAASQRSFRRKSGG; from the coding sequence ATGACCGCAGAGCAGCCCGCCACGGAAGGTTCGGAACCGGCCGACGCCGAGACGTCGTCCCTGACGCCGGACGAAGGCGGCGCCTACGACCTGAAGCGCAAGTTCCGTGAGGCCCTGGCCCGCAAGCACGGCGCGCAGGCCGACGCGGCCGAGGTCGCCGGGCACGCGAACGGGTCGAAGGTGCGCTCGGCCCACGGCCCGGCCGCGAGCCAGCGGTCGTTCCGCCGGAAGAGCGGCGGCTGA
- a CDS encoding SAM-dependent methyltransferase: protein MESSESSPADIVARLQTDRPHSARVWNYLLGGKDNYPVDSEVGDAILSTFPEFAAVARLQRRFLARAVRFLVREAGIRQFLDIGTGLPTADNTHELAQRIAPESRIVYVDNDPLVLVHAEALLTSSDEGACAYVDADVRDPERILAQAAKTLDFSRPVALTMLGIMGQISDDDRPAELVSALLAGLPAGSYLALSDGTNTNEALNAAVAAYNQQSANTYHLRSPQDIASYFTGLELVEPGVVATASWRPDPDAPDADAPDVSVAGVAIKN, encoded by the coding sequence ATGGAATCCTCGGAATCTTCGCCCGCCGACATCGTGGCGAGGCTGCAGACCGATCGCCCCCATTCGGCGCGGGTCTGGAACTACCTGCTGGGCGGCAAGGACAACTACCCGGTCGACAGCGAGGTCGGCGACGCCATCCTGTCCACGTTCCCGGAGTTCGCCGCCGTCGCCCGGCTGCAGCGGCGGTTCCTCGCGCGTGCCGTGCGCTTCCTGGTGCGGGAGGCCGGCATCCGGCAGTTCCTGGACATCGGGACGGGCCTGCCGACGGCGGACAACACGCACGAGCTGGCCCAGCGCATCGCGCCCGAGAGCCGGATCGTGTACGTGGACAACGACCCGCTCGTGCTGGTGCACGCCGAGGCGCTGCTCACCAGCAGCGACGAGGGGGCCTGCGCCTATGTGGACGCGGACGTCCGCGATCCGGAGCGGATCCTGGCCCAGGCCGCCAAGACGCTCGACTTCAGCCGCCCCGTCGCCCTCACCATGCTCGGCATCATGGGGCAGATCTCGGACGACGACCGTCCCGCGGAGCTGGTGAGCGCCCTGCTCGCCGGGCTGCCCGCGGGCAGCTATCTGGCGCTCAGCGACGGCACGAACACCAACGAGGCGCTGAACGCGGCGGTCGCGGCCTACAACCAGCAGTCGGCCAACACCTACCACCTCCGATCGCCGCAGGACATCGCCTCCTACTTCACCGGCCTGGAGCTGGTCGAGCCCGGGGTCGTCGCCACGGCCTCCTGGCGTCCGGACCCCGACGCGCCGGACGCGGACGCGCCCGACGTCTCCGTCGCCGGGGTCGCGATCAAGAACTGA